A single genomic interval of Gemmatimonadota bacterium harbors:
- a CDS encoding STAS domain-containing protein translates to MNIYVSLEDEIAVLRIEGRLWEEGDTVELDRMIEDTLTRGCTRFVADLTGVPIMNSSGLGSLIAAMKKIRSRDGEMVLTGVNDRLDHLFRITRLYTVFKTYDDVDAAVENMLA, encoded by the coding sequence ATGAACATCTACGTTTCGCTGGAAGACGAAATCGCCGTGCTTCGCATCGAGGGCAGGTTGTGGGAAGAAGGCGACACCGTCGAGTTGGACCGGATGATCGAAGACACCCTGACCCGGGGCTGCACGCGGTTCGTCGCCGATCTGACCGGCGTGCCCATCATGAATAGTTCCGGACTGGGTTCGCTGATCGCGGCCATGAAGAAGATTCGATCCCGGGACGGGGAAATGGTGCTCACAGGCGTCAACGACCGGCTGGATCATCTGTTCCGGATCACCCGGCTATATACGGTCTTCAAGACGTATGACGATGTAGACGCCGCCGTGGAAAACATGCTCGCCTGA
- a CDS encoding HEAT repeat domain-containing protein — protein MKEDQDRSHAKWEEWLELSQYGELSDADQRALDRHLKDCAQCRAYRVQLDQFRMVMAQAAPAKPGESDLLDARANLWSSVTLGRSENRFSNGWLSSFVDGLQGLTNSVFPQYRTVLAGALLLFIGLAGGYYLAFQGDRTLGFAAPGMDRTDLLNNDDVAISNVRFVDSDVSDGTLGLRFEAVRPVQIMGPVDDPEIQRILTFAVLNEQNPGVRLRAVNAVSTSERLHSDFEIRDALVTALKTDSNAGVRGEAFNALSRYPFDEEIRDAMIYALMFDDNAALRISAINRLQEQGPASFDEQLESVLRTRMVLDENAYIRTKARTVLSNLSAP, from the coding sequence ATGAAAGAAGACCAGGACCGATCTCACGCGAAGTGGGAGGAATGGCTGGAACTCTCCCAGTACGGTGAACTGTCGGACGCGGATCAGCGAGCCCTTGACCGTCATCTCAAGGATTGCGCCCAGTGCCGGGCGTACCGGGTGCAGCTGGATCAATTCAGGATGGTCATGGCGCAGGCCGCCCCTGCGAAGCCTGGGGAATCGGACCTGCTCGATGCCCGAGCCAACCTGTGGTCCAGCGTGACGCTGGGCCGCTCCGAAAATCGCTTTTCCAATGGATGGCTGAGTAGTTTTGTCGATGGCCTGCAAGGACTTACGAACAGCGTTTTTCCACAATACCGAACGGTGCTCGCAGGCGCGCTTCTGTTGTTTATCGGCCTGGCAGGCGGTTACTATCTGGCTTTCCAGGGCGACCGGACGCTCGGATTCGCGGCGCCGGGCATGGACCGGACGGACCTGCTGAACAACGATGACGTGGCCATCTCCAACGTCCGGTTCGTGGATTCCGACGTGTCCGACGGCACGCTGGGACTCCGGTTCGAAGCCGTCCGTCCCGTACAGATCATGGGACCGGTCGATGATCCGGAGATACAACGCATACTCACCTTTGCCGTGCTGAATGAGCAGAATCCCGGGGTCAGGCTTCGGGCGGTGAACGCCGTAAGTACTTCCGAACGCCTTCATTCGGATTTCGAGATCAGGGACGCCCTCGTCACGGCCTTGAAGACCGACTCGAACGCCGGCGTCCGCGGCGAGGCGTTCAACGCGCTGTCCCGGTATCCCTTCGACGAGGAAATCAGGGACGCCATGATCTACGCCTTGATGTTCGACGACAATGCCGCGCTTCGGATCAGCGCGATCAACCGGCTCCAGGAGCAGGGACCGGCCTCATTCGATGAACAGCTGGAAAGCGTACTCAGGACCAGGATGGTTCTCGACGAGAACGCTTACATCCGCACGAAGGCAAGGACCGTGCTGAGCAATCTGTCCGCACCCTAA
- a CDS encoding RNA polymerase sigma factor, with the protein MESALKLEGRIAPDHQDENMEIDSARDRTDLEDRRLILKAREGDVRALEDLVYRYDEKVLSMAMSFVGDMDDAKDIYQEVFMRLLKALPKFEFRSRFSTYLYRIVTNVCLTHRTRDGKRRFVPIEDEQGEDHDSTKQGVTLHSPDRSDAAVINHEIASRIRAAVSTLSPRLRTVFVLRHHEGFKLREIAGIMECAEGTVKKYLFDATRRLRIQLEDIRT; encoded by the coding sequence GTGGAATCTGCCCTCAAACTCGAAGGCCGAATCGCGCCGGACCATCAGGACGAAAACATGGAGATCGATTCGGCAAGGGATCGCACGGACCTGGAGGATCGCAGGTTGATTCTCAAGGCAAGGGAAGGCGACGTGCGGGCCTTGGAAGATCTGGTCTACCGATACGACGAGAAAGTGCTGTCCATGGCCATGTCCTTCGTGGGTGACATGGACGATGCCAAGGACATCTACCAGGAAGTCTTCATGCGATTGTTAAAAGCCCTTCCAAAATTTGAATTCCGCAGCCGGTTTTCGACCTACTTGTACAGGATCGTCACCAATGTCTGCCTTACGCACCGAACACGAGATGGAAAAAGGCGCTTCGTCCCGATCGAAGACGAGCAGGGAGAAGACCATGACTCGACGAAACAGGGGGTTACACTCCATTCCCCCGATCGGTCGGACGCGGCCGTCATCAACCACGAAATCGCTTCACGGATACGTGCCGCCGTCAGCACCCTATCGCCCCGGCTGCGAACCGTGTTCGTGCTGCGTCACCACGAGGGATTCAAGCTGAGGGAAATCGCAGGCATCATGGAATGTGCCGAAGGCACCGTGAAGAAATACCTATTCGACGCCACCCGGCGGCTGCGCATTCAACTCGAGGACATACGAACATGA
- the ilvN gene encoding acetolactate synthase small subunit: MARHTISMVVENRFGVLARISGLFSGRGFNIDSIAVGEAAEPGTARMTIVTQGDEMIIEQIIKQLNRLVDVIRVVDLTGENFINRELALIKVNASQATRQELVQIADIFKAKIVDINQKTIMLEATGNEDKIDAIITMVRPFGVREIARTGRVALARESTSKDTPSPEAPQPVWERERKQITADLA, translated from the coding sequence ATGGCACGCCATACAATATCCATGGTGGTCGAGAACCGGTTCGGAGTCCTGGCCCGCATTTCCGGGCTGTTCAGCGGCCGGGGTTTCAACATCGACAGCATCGCCGTCGGCGAAGCCGCGGAACCGGGCACGGCGCGCATGACCATCGTCACGCAGGGCGACGAGATGATCATCGAACAGATCATCAAGCAGTTGAACCGCCTGGTGGACGTGATCCGGGTCGTGGATCTAACCGGGGAGAACTTCATCAACCGCGAACTCGCCCTCATCAAGGTGAACGCCAGCCAGGCCACGCGGCAGGAACTCGTGCAGATCGCCGATATCTTCAAGGCGAAGATCGTCGACATCAACCAGAAGACGATCATGCTGGAAGCCACGGGCAACGAGGACAAGATCGACGCCATCATCACCATGGTGCGGCCCTTCGGCGTGCGGGAAATAGCCCGGACCGGAAGGGTGGCGCTGGCCCGCGAATCGACCAGCAAGGACACCCCGTCACCGGAAGCCCCGCAGCCCGTCTGGGAGCGGGAACGCAAGCAGATCACCGCCGACCTGGCCTGA
- a CDS encoding tetratricopeptide repeat protein, with translation MARTRRRISRREMKEDRFILWLYEMSSEIDRHWKSLTAAVVLVVACVVGWYYWTNMQADDLVEAGQVFAPGQTAMQDSRYEDAIPIFERVVTEFGGTAVALEATIELANACFQTGDIEKARTYYQTYLDEYGRQDVHFWLAARSGLAACDEEEEKYEEAANQYLALADEDPDSYLAPGLLLNAARCFGAADQKDQARALYDRVVENYEETPYARDARIALTAL, from the coding sequence ATGGCAAGAACGAGACGGCGGATCAGCCGTCGTGAGATGAAGGAAGACCGCTTCATTCTCTGGCTGTACGAAATGAGCAGCGAGATCGACAGGCACTGGAAATCGCTTACCGCGGCCGTCGTCCTGGTGGTCGCCTGCGTGGTCGGCTGGTATTACTGGACCAACATGCAGGCCGATGACCTGGTGGAGGCGGGACAGGTATTCGCGCCGGGCCAGACGGCGATGCAGGACAGCCGCTATGAAGACGCCATTCCCATTTTCGAGCGGGTCGTGACCGAATTCGGTGGTACTGCAGTAGCCCTCGAAGCCACGATCGAACTGGCCAACGCCTGTTTTCAGACAGGTGACATCGAGAAGGCGCGCACCTATTACCAGACCTACCTGGACGAATACGGCAGGCAGGACGTGCATTTCTGGCTGGCCGCACGATCGGGACTGGCCGCGTGTGACGAAGAGGAAGAGAAGTACGAAGAGGCGGCGAACCAGTATCTCGCCCTGGCGGACGAAGATCCGGATAGCTACCTCGCCCCCGGTTTACTCCTGAATGCCGCGCGATGTTTCGGGGCCGCCGACCAGAAGGACCAGGCACGGGCCCTGTACGACCGGGTGGTCGAGAACTATGAAGAGACGCCCTATGCCCGGGATGCCCGGATCGCACTGACCGCGCTCTAA
- a CDS encoding CehA/McbA family metallohydrolase — MPDYQPLDLTPIYNANRCVYDSIADPPLGSQEFYGLPFQIGDGTGETDCFIGFGSEVGCPSESVEIPVGHAAVNVVFAHAVIRSEIEAGGPIALPVATYRFVWDDGRAESVTIRERFEIGYMPLPWGQYPFLCVPDEKPSTYSRAGGDWSDAGRRQTEAEQGWPRGYYLWAWRNPHPDQSIRSIEITPQGPPFVVAAVTLGHVDEDPICRWAARDVQIELKHPEDAGKPFNLDVEVDRGYATYAYPLPDQVDQAFLTDTHRGWGQADTHRASPAHVGVAGTPSATVTVKQDGKAVGSANWGELEAKEVVETPSVRFEVIDTGRNWVHTTVLDDETGKPVPCRVHFRSARGVPYAPHGHHAHVNSNLDTWHVDVGGDVRLGQMSYAYIDGKCQGWLPRGEVHVDVARGFEYEPIRERVHIEPGQRELTLRLKRWTDLNAERYFSGDTHVHFLSTQGAQLEAKGEDLNVVNLLLSQWGGLFTNTEEFTGSANVAPDGDTIVYATQENRQHILGHLSLLGLKEPVMPWCSDGPGEAELGGNLETTLSYWADACHAQGGTVVIPHIPNPICEPAVLIATDRADAVEMLVHSEYNHLEYYRYLNCGYRLPLAGGTDKMSSDVPVGIYRTYAYIPPDEPFTYDNWCKALRGGNTFLSAGPIIRFKVNGQDIGDTVNLPGNGGTVEIEASADSTLPIHTLEIVQQGRVVASAEERNGTRRLSLRTSLKIEGHTWLAARCAGPNYSSIPHHDGWRRGIMAHTSPVYVACGGPYWLFDLENAQYMLSLIEGGLSYIKRRSWQHKPGTTTHHHGGDDHEAFLEAPYVQAREAIHRRMHELNIPH, encoded by the coding sequence ATGCCGGACTACCAGCCCCTGGACCTCACCCCGATTTACAACGCGAACCGGTGCGTATACGATTCCATTGCCGATCCTCCCCTGGGATCGCAGGAATTCTACGGGCTGCCCTTTCAAATCGGCGACGGAACCGGAGAAACCGACTGCTTCATCGGCTTCGGGTCCGAGGTGGGCTGTCCGTCCGAGTCCGTCGAGATTCCGGTCGGCCATGCCGCGGTCAACGTGGTTTTCGCCCACGCGGTGATCCGATCGGAGATCGAGGCGGGTGGCCCGATCGCCCTTCCCGTGGCCACGTACCGGTTCGTCTGGGACGACGGACGCGCCGAATCCGTTACGATCCGTGAACGATTCGAAATCGGCTACATGCCCCTACCCTGGGGGCAGTATCCCTTTCTCTGCGTCCCGGACGAGAAGCCGTCGACCTACAGCCGGGCGGGCGGCGACTGGAGCGACGCGGGCCGCCGGCAGACAGAGGCGGAGCAAGGGTGGCCGCGCGGTTACTATCTCTGGGCCTGGCGCAATCCTCATCCCGACCAGAGCATCCGTTCGATTGAAATCACGCCGCAGGGCCCGCCCTTCGTCGTGGCCGCCGTTACGCTCGGCCATGTCGACGAAGATCCCATCTGCCGGTGGGCTGCCCGGGACGTCCAGATCGAGCTCAAGCATCCGGAGGACGCGGGGAAGCCCTTCAACCTGGATGTGGAAGTCGACCGGGGCTACGCGACGTACGCCTATCCGCTGCCCGATCAGGTCGACCAGGCTTTCCTGACCGACACGCACCGCGGATGGGGCCAGGCGGACACCCATCGCGCCAGTCCCGCCCACGTGGGCGTGGCCGGCACGCCGTCGGCCACCGTAACGGTGAAGCAGGATGGGAAGGCGGTCGGTTCGGCCAACTGGGGGGAGCTGGAGGCCAAAGAGGTCGTCGAGACTCCCTCGGTGCGGTTCGAGGTCATCGACACGGGCCGGAACTGGGTACATACCACGGTGCTGGACGACGAGACGGGCAAGCCCGTCCCGTGCCGGGTGCATTTCCGGTCGGCCCGCGGCGTGCCCTACGCCCCGCACGGCCACCATGCCCACGTAAACTCGAATCTGGATACCTGGCACGTGGACGTGGGCGGCGACGTGCGCCTGGGCCAGATGTCCTACGCCTACATCGACGGCAAATGCCAGGGTTGGCTGCCCCGGGGCGAAGTGCACGTGGACGTGGCCCGCGGATTCGAGTACGAACCGATTCGCGAGCGCGTCCACATCGAACCCGGTCAGCGCGAACTCACCCTGCGGCTCAAGCGCTGGACCGATCTGAACGCGGAACGGTACTTCAGCGGCGACACCCACGTGCATTTCCTCTCCACCCAGGGCGCCCAGCTCGAAGCCAAAGGAGAAGACCTGAACGTGGTCAACCTCCTGCTCTCCCAGTGGGGAGGCCTTTTCACGAATACCGAGGAATTCACGGGATCGGCGAACGTGGCTCCGGATGGCGATACGATCGTGTATGCCACGCAGGAGAACCGGCAGCACATCCTGGGCCACCTGTCGCTCCTGGGCCTCAAGGAACCGGTCATGCCCTGGTGTTCGGACGGACCCGGTGAGGCCGAGTTGGGCGGCAACCTGGAAACGACCCTGTCGTACTGGGCCGACGCCTGCCACGCCCAGGGCGGGACGGTCGTGATCCCCCACATCCCCAATCCCATCTGCGAACCGGCGGTCCTGATCGCCACGGACCGCGCCGACGCCGTGGAGATGCTGGTCCATAGCGAATACAACCACCTGGAGTACTATCGGTACCTGAATTGCGGGTACAGGCTACCGCTCGCGGGCGGGACGGACAAAATGTCCAGCGACGTGCCCGTGGGGATCTACCGGACCTACGCCTACATCCCACCGGACGAGCCCTTTACCTACGACAACTGGTGCAAAGCGCTGCGCGGCGGGAACACCTTCCTGAGCGCCGGACCCATCATCCGTTTCAAGGTGAACGGCCAGGATATCGGCGACACGGTGAATCTGCCCGGCAACGGCGGGACGGTCGAGATCGAGGCGTCGGCGGATTCGACGTTGCCGATCCATACGCTGGAAATCGTCCAGCAGGGCCGGGTGGTCGCGTCGGCGGAAGAGCGCAATGGCACCCGGCGGCTGTCGCTCAGGACCTCGCTGAAAATCGAAGGCCACACCTGGCTGGCGGCGCGGTGCGCCGGGCCGAACTACTCGAGCATACCGCACCACGACGGCTGGCGCCGGGGCATCATGGCCCATACGTCGCCGGTTTACGTGGCCTGCGGGGGCCCCTACTGGCTGTTCGACCTGGAGAACGCCCAGTACATGCTGAGCCTGATCGAAGGGGGCCTGTCCTACATCAAGCGCCGGAGCTGGCAGCACAAGCCGGGCACGACGACCCACCATCACGGCGGCGACGACCACGAGGCCTTCCTCGAAGCGCCCTACGTGCAGGCCCGTGAAGCCATCCACCGGCGCATGCACGAGTTGAACATCCCGCACTGA
- the tatA gene encoding twin-arginine translocase TatA/TatE family subunit, with the protein MLGSFGTTELIIILVIVMILFGAKKLPELAKGLGQGITEFKKAQNKEPSEEKQGTSGTSATKDG; encoded by the coding sequence ATGCTAGGTAGTTTCGGCACGACCGAACTGATTATCATTCTTGTCATCGTCATGATCCTTTTCGGTGCGAAGAAGCTTCCCGAACTGGCCAAGGGTCTGGGCCAGGGGATCACCGAGTTCAAGAAAGCACAGAATAAAGAGCCCTCCGAAGAGAAACAGGGTACCTCCGGCACGTCCGCCACGAAGGACGGCTGA
- a CDS encoding alanine--glyoxylate aminotransferase family protein: MKVTNFAPGPTPVPDRVVRKMSAPILTHRSTEFSDLLRGVASGLQHVFRTENDVLVLTASGSGAMEAAVVNLLSPGDRVLAISGGKFGGRWVELCATYGIDAVTLDVEWGKAADPDEVDRILGEQGPFEAVLATHSETSTGVLHDIEALGGVARGHGCYLVVDAISGLGANELRTDDWHVDIALTGSQKALMIPPGLAFISVSERAWQRIEESRQPSYYLNLKRARDSFAKGLTPYTPAVSLLMGLSESLKMMKELGLEEIYRIHERNALVTRAGVAALGLDLFARRPSNVLTSVVMPPGIDGSDLLKTIKQECGVTIANGMDHYRGKYVRIAHLGYNVVPSDMIVALTALEHGLSQHGYAFESGAGVAAAERVIGETG, from the coding sequence GTGAAGGTTACCAACTTTGCCCCCGGACCGACGCCGGTTCCCGACCGGGTCGTCCGGAAGATGTCGGCACCGATCCTCACCCATCGTTCCACCGAATTCAGCGACCTGCTCAGGGGGGTCGCCTCGGGGCTTCAGCACGTATTCCGGACGGAGAACGACGTGCTCGTGCTCACGGCTTCGGGCAGCGGCGCCATGGAGGCCGCGGTCGTCAACCTGCTTTCGCCCGGAGACCGTGTGCTGGCGATCAGCGGAGGGAAATTCGGCGGCAGGTGGGTCGAACTGTGTGCGACCTACGGCATCGACGCCGTGACGTTGGATGTGGAGTGGGGGAAAGCAGCGGATCCGGACGAGGTCGACCGTATCCTGGGAGAACAGGGACCCTTCGAAGCGGTGCTGGCCACCCACAGCGAGACATCGACGGGCGTGCTCCACGACATCGAGGCCCTGGGCGGGGTCGCTCGCGGTCACGGCTGCTACCTGGTCGTGGACGCCATCAGCGGCCTGGGCGCCAATGAACTAAGGACGGACGACTGGCACGTCGACATCGCCCTCACAGGTTCGCAGAAAGCGCTCATGATTCCGCCCGGACTGGCTTTCATCAGCGTCAGCGAGCGGGCGTGGCAGCGTATCGAAGAAAGCCGCCAGCCATCCTACTATCTGAACCTGAAACGGGCCCGGGATTCGTTCGCGAAGGGGCTGACGCCCTATACGCCCGCTGTATCACTGCTCATGGGACTGAGCGAGTCGCTGAAGATGATGAAGGAACTCGGCCTGGAGGAAATCTACCGGATACACGAGCGGAACGCCCTGGTGACCCGCGCGGGCGTCGCGGCCCTTGGCCTGGATCTCTTCGCACGCAGGCCATCCAACGTGCTGACTTCGGTCGTCATGCCGCCCGGTATCGACGGTTCCGATTTGCTGAAGACGATCAAGCAGGAGTGCGGCGTGACCATCGCCAACGGGATGGATCACTACAGGGGCAAGTACGTTCGCATCGCCCACCTGGGCTACAATGTGGTCCCGTCGGACATGATCGTTGCCCTTACGGCCCTCGAGCACGGCCTGAGCCAACACGGGTATGCGTTCGAATCCGGTGCGGGCGTGGCCGCGGCGGAGCGGGTGATTGGGGAGACGGGTTAG
- the ilvB gene encoding biosynthetic-type acetolactate synthase large subunit, with protein sequence MKLSGAEIVIECLKQEGVDIVFGYPGGVVIPTYDVIQRTTGLRHILVRHEQGATHMADGYARATGKPGVVLVSSGPGATNTVTGIATAYMDSIPMIVITGQVPVHLIGNDAFQESDTVGITRPITKHNFLIKETEDIAQVFAEAFHIATTGRPGPVLIDVPKDVQIGEAEFSYPERPDIRGYKPRTEGHPKQIRKAAEMLTSARKPVIYVGGGAIISEASEEIRTLARKLNAPVTTTLMGLGAYPENDPLSLKMLGMHGTWYANTAVMMCDLLVCIGARFDDRVTGKLEEFSPHSKKIHIDIDPSSLNKNVRVDLPIVGDVKQVLQQLIPLVERADTEEWLQQIEAWKRDHPLTYANTIGLHEEGLEGVDRETVEKDTDQFPLCAQYAIERIGQLTKGEAYVVTDVGQHQMWAAQWYGFSNPRSMITSGGLGTMGFGLPAAIGAQFAFPDREVIVFSGDGSIQMNIQEMATAVACGLPIKIVLLNNGYLGMVRQWQELFYAQRYSEVDLRDSNPDFVKLAEAYGAVGIRVFKDEDVEGAWLEACKVKDRPVMLDMVIAEEGNVYPMIPAGAASHEMIEE encoded by the coding sequence ATGAAACTGTCGGGTGCTGAAATAGTCATAGAGTGTCTGAAGCAAGAAGGGGTCGATATCGTCTTCGGGTATCCCGGCGGCGTGGTGATCCCGACTTATGACGTCATTCAGCGCACCACAGGCCTGAGGCACATCCTCGTACGCCATGAGCAGGGCGCGACCCACATGGCCGACGGATATGCGCGGGCGACCGGCAAGCCCGGCGTGGTCCTCGTCTCCTCCGGTCCGGGCGCCACCAACACGGTAACCGGCATCGCGACCGCGTACATGGATTCGATCCCGATGATCGTGATCACGGGCCAGGTACCGGTGCACCTGATCGGAAACGACGCCTTCCAGGAATCGGACACTGTAGGCATTACCCGGCCGATCACGAAACACAACTTCCTGATCAAGGAAACCGAAGACATCGCGCAGGTTTTCGCCGAGGCGTTCCATATCGCGACGACCGGCCGGCCCGGCCCCGTCCTGATCGACGTGCCCAAGGACGTCCAGATCGGGGAAGCCGAGTTCTCTTACCCGGAACGGCCGGACATCCGCGGGTACAAGCCCCGGACCGAGGGGCATCCGAAGCAGATCCGCAAGGCGGCGGAGATGCTCACCTCGGCCAGGAAACCGGTGATCTACGTGGGCGGCGGAGCGATCATCTCCGAGGCGTCGGAAGAAATCCGCACGCTGGCCCGCAAACTCAACGCGCCGGTGACGACCACGCTGATGGGACTCGGCGCCTACCCGGAGAACGATCCCCTTTCGCTCAAGATGCTCGGCATGCACGGCACCTGGTACGCGAACACGGCCGTGATGATGTGCGACCTGCTGGTCTGCATTGGCGCCCGTTTCGACGACCGGGTGACCGGCAAGCTGGAGGAGTTTTCGCCCCATTCGAAGAAGATCCACATCGACATCGATCCGTCGTCCCTCAACAAGAACGTGCGGGTGGACCTCCCCATCGTGGGCGACGTGAAGCAGGTGCTGCAGCAGTTGATTCCCCTGGTGGAACGGGCCGATACGGAAGAGTGGCTCCAGCAGATCGAGGCGTGGAAGCGGGACCACCCGCTGACCTACGCGAACACGATCGGGCTCCACGAGGAAGGCCTGGAGGGCGTCGACCGGGAGACCGTCGAGAAGGATACAGATCAATTTCCCCTTTGCGCCCAGTACGCCATCGAGCGGATCGGCCAGCTCACGAAGGGCGAGGCTTACGTGGTCACCGACGTCGGCCAGCACCAGATGTGGGCGGCCCAGTGGTACGGCTTCTCGAACCCCCGGTCGATGATTACCTCCGGCGGGCTCGGCACCATGGGCTTCGGACTGCCCGCGGCGATCGGCGCCCAGTTCGCCTTTCCCGACCGCGAAGTCATCGTGTTCTCGGGCGACGGCAGCATCCAGATGAACATCCAGGAAATGGCCACGGCCGTGGCCTGCGGCCTGCCCATCAAGATCGTGCTGCTGAACAACGGCTACCTCGGCATGGTGCGCCAGTGGCAGGAACTGTTCTACGCGCAGCGTTACTCCGAGGTGGACCTGCGTGACTCCAACCCGGATTTTGTGAAGCTGGCGGAGGCCTACGGCGCCGTGGGCATCCGGGTCTTCAAGGATGAGGACGTGGAAGGCGCCTGGCTAGAGGCCTGCAAGGTCAAGGACCGCCCCGTGATGCTCGACATGGTGATCGCCGAAGAAGGCAACGTGTATCCCATGATCCCCGCGGGTGCGGCATCCCACGAGATGATCGAAGAATAG
- a CDS encoding DUF4097 family beta strand repeat-containing protein — MKLLITTIGVLIIAQQALTQQALALTEDQNRATGNRTETFQVERDGRLDLNTRAGDITISTWSKNEAVVNVQGVPASGADDLRIRYEGGILRVDYDSRRWSMNRSRGLRFKIDLPSDFDLDLRTGGGDIEVVGNLGGDVRSHTSGGDVTLRDIGGDVELTTSGGDIRVGTVGGDVHLQTSGGDIRVEKASADLDVQTSGGDIRIGHVGNELEAQTSGGDITIEYVGGKSRIRTSGGDIEIGELLANARITTSGGDIELRDAKGELQVKTAGGELELLNVTGSIDARTAGGEILAEITPEGSKGSSLISAGGDVVLYVDPEAKATIEARIRVDKKSRFGVFQMSPLPGSDAPIIIDIPEIPMIDTDQAVTKIDEEELKEIIEKLTRSVNEAVQLSAEEAQRLLQELQRDLRTAQRELQAAQRKSVEAQKKMIQNRNTVRSSLRYNIRSDFEAERYDVDADEGEISATYTLNGGGARIWVETSDSNIEIRELNK; from the coding sequence ATGAAACTTCTGATAACCACGATAGGCGTCTTGATAATTGCCCAGCAAGCCCTGACGCAGCAAGCACTGGCGCTCACGGAGGATCAGAACCGGGCTACGGGAAACCGGACGGAGACCTTCCAGGTGGAAAGGGACGGTCGGCTCGACCTGAATACCCGCGCGGGCGATATCACGATCTCCACGTGGAGCAAAAATGAAGCGGTCGTGAACGTTCAAGGCGTCCCGGCGAGCGGTGCGGATGATCTGAGAATACGTTACGAAGGGGGCATACTGCGCGTCGATTACGACTCCAGGAGATGGTCGATGAATCGAAGTAGGGGCCTGCGTTTCAAGATCGATCTGCCATCGGATTTCGACCTGGACCTGCGCACCGGCGGCGGCGATATCGAGGTCGTGGGCAACCTGGGCGGAGACGTGAGAAGCCATACTTCGGGCGGCGACGTAACGCTCCGGGATATCGGCGGTGACGTGGAGCTGACCACCTCCGGCGGAGACATCCGCGTGGGCACGGTCGGCGGCGACGTTCACCTGCAGACGTCGGGGGGCGACATCCGGGTCGAAAAGGCCTCGGCCGACCTGGACGTCCAGACCTCCGGCGGTGACATCCGGATCGGCCACGTCGGCAATGAACTGGAAGCCCAGACTTCCGGTGGGGACATCACCATTGAATACGTAGGCGGAAAATCCCGGATCAGGACATCCGGCGGCGATATCGAGATAGGCGAACTCCTGGCGAATGCCCGAATCACCACGTCCGGCGGCGACATCGAGCTGCGCGACGCAAAGGGTGAATTGCAGGTGAAAACCGCCGGGGGCGAGTTGGAGCTTCTGAATGTAACGGGGTCGATCGACGCGCGTACCGCTGGCGGTGAGATCCTGGCTGAAATCACTCCAGAGGGATCCAAGGGCAGCTCGCTCATTTCGGCCGGCGGCGACGTCGTACTCTACGTGGACCCGGAAGCGAAGGCGACCATCGAAGCGCGGATTCGCGTGGATAAGAAATCGAGATTCGGGGTGTTTCAAATGAGTCCACTGCCAGGTAGTGACGCGCCCATAATCATCGACATACCCGAAATTCCGATGATCGACACCGACCAGGCCGTTACGAAAATCGACGAGGAAGAGTTGAAGGAGATTATCGAAAAGTTGACACGAAGCGTAAACGAGGCGGTACAGTTGTCGGCCGAAGAGGCGCAGCGGTTGCTGCAAGAGTTACAACGGGACCTGAGGACAGCACAGCGTGAGTTGCAGGCGGCACAGAGGAAGTCTGTCGAAGCGCAGAAGAAGATGATCCAAAACCGGAACACCGTCAGAAGCTCGCTGCGATACAATATCCGGTCCGATTTCGAAGCGGAGCGCTACGATGTAGATGCGGATGAAGGGGAGATCAGCGCTACGTACACGCTCAACGGAGGCGGCGCCAGAATCTGGGTTGAAACCAGCGACAGCAATATTGAGATCCGCGAGTTGAATAAGTAA